The following are encoded together in the Pseudovibrio sp. M1P-2-3 genome:
- a CDS encoding radical SAM/SPASM domain-containing protein, giving the protein MPVVYLKPTNRCTIGCSHCFLPESVRMSKEKMSEKTLHKVGYFLSEAQKYGDKRTPHIIWHGGEPLSLSANYLSGAVEILKQYLPKFTQSIQTSLIPLKDEHIPFIKKNLRSRIGSSIDFGPRKLNGSVSTYHDIWLKKVEKARSADIEVIPTMVACKHHIGHELQILDWMVSHHFKIFSVERYNNFSDNTISVDRPSNKEHAQFLNNLFDALMERMRKTGSSPLVGAIKAAIYGIIYGLQGDRWGGGCQTSFIVIEPDGSLNSCPDRSSFEEAFSNVTDGYTAFIGSSLRRKWTRYQTFGHRNSNCSTCENSSFCKSGCPITSNNLLDEGNECSGYYSHLKFIRGWLEVPGNKELALTYCAQA; this is encoded by the coding sequence ATGCCGGTTGTTTACCTAAAACCTACCAATAGATGCACCATTGGGTGTTCTCATTGTTTTTTGCCTGAGTCCGTTAGGATGAGCAAAGAAAAAATGAGCGAAAAAACACTACACAAAGTAGGTTACTTCCTAAGTGAGGCTCAAAAATATGGCGATAAGCGAACCCCTCATATTATATGGCACGGGGGCGAGCCGTTATCCTTATCTGCAAATTACTTGTCTGGCGCTGTAGAGATATTGAAACAATATCTGCCAAAATTTACCCAGTCGATACAAACATCCTTGATACCATTGAAAGATGAGCATATCCCGTTTATCAAAAAAAACCTTAGATCAAGGATAGGAAGCTCCATTGACTTTGGTCCCAGAAAGTTAAATGGATCCGTTTCAACTTACCATGATATATGGCTCAAGAAGGTTGAAAAAGCGCGCTCTGCTGATATTGAAGTTATCCCGACTATGGTCGCATGTAAGCACCACATAGGCCATGAACTTCAAATATTAGATTGGATGGTTTCCCATCATTTTAAGATATTCTCTGTAGAAAGATACAATAACTTTTCTGACAATACTATATCGGTTGATCGGCCTTCAAACAAAGAGCACGCTCAGTTTTTGAATAATCTGTTTGATGCCCTAATGGAGCGGATGAGGAAGACAGGATCTTCTCCCTTGGTTGGAGCTATCAAGGCCGCAATATATGGTATTATTTACGGCCTACAAGGAGACCGATGGGGCGGTGGTTGCCAGACCAGTTTCATTGTGATTGAACCTGATGGTAGCTTGAATAGTTGTCCAGATCGCAGTTCCTTTGAAGAAGCATTCAGTAATGTTACTGATGGTTATACCGCCTTTATAGGCTCATCACTTCGCCGAAAATGGACAAGGTATCAGACTTTTGGTCACCGGAATAGCAATTGTTCAACCTGTGAAAATAGCTCGTTCTGTAAATCAGGATGCCCAATAACATCAAATAATCTTCTCGATGAAGGTAATGAATGTTCGGGGTACTATTCGCACCTGAAGTTTATACGAGGGTGGCTAGAGGTACCGGGGAATAAGGAGCTTGCATTGACCTACTGCGCTCAGGCTTGA